TCGCCGCGGCGCTCGTGCTGCGGATTGGCTACCCTGGCACGCGACGTGAGGCGCCGCTCCGGCCGGCCGAGGTCGCTACTCCCGCCTGACCCCCCGCGGCACGCGGCGTTCTCGAGGTGCCGCCGCCGATCCGAACGACGCCTGTCGCAGAGCGCGATCGCGGCGCCGATTACGCCGTGAGTCGGTGCGCGTCTACGCGGGCCGCAACGTCGCGCGCAGCGAGATCGGCACCGCTCGGAGCGCACGGCTCAAGGGACAGTTCTCCTTGGCGCGCGCCGCCATCGCCTGAAACTCCGCATCGGCAACACCCGGCACGACCGCGGTCGTGGTCAGCTCGATCGAAGGGATCTCGTACCCCGTCTTCATGCGCTGCAGGTGCACCAACCCTTCCGTGTCGATCGAGACGGGCGGGTGCCCGGCACGGGTCAGTTCAGAGCTCAACGCCATCGTGAAGCACGCGGCGTGGGACGCCCCCAGCAATTCTTCCGGGTTCGTCCCGGGGTCGCCGCTGAAGCGCGTCCCAAACGAATAGTCCGCTCTCACCTTGCCGCTCCCGGTCGCGATCGTCCCCCGTCCATGTGCCACGTCCCCATCCCAGTGAACCGTCGCCGAACGAACAATCTCGTTGTCCATGATGAGCCAGCCTCCGTGTCGCACGATTGGACGATCGACCACTAGCATCCGAGACGCAGCCGCCGCGCGCTCCTCCTCGGCGGAACCCATCCGGCTCTTCCGTCCAAGGCGGCGGGGGCGCCCCGCGCGCGCATTCCAGGACGATGCCTAGGCTGTCCAGTGTGGACGAGGTGTTGACACTTTTGCACTCCAACCGAGCCCGGCGGCATGGGTTAGCTGGCCTTTCTGCCGGCGAACAGCGTCGCCGGCGTGCGGCCTTGCAGGCGATACCCTTGATGCGGGCGCTCCCGGTTGTAGAAGCGCAGGTAGGCTTGCAAGTCGCGCTCCAACTGCGCGACGCTCATGTAGTACGTGCGGCGGAAGG
This bacterium DNA region includes the following protein-coding sequences:
- a CDS encoding OsmC family peroxiredoxin, which codes for MDNEIVRSATVHWDGDVAHGRGTIATGSGKVRADYSFGTRFSGDPGTNPEELLGASHAACFTMALSSELTRAGHPPVSIDTEGLVHLQRMKTGYEIPSIELTTTAVVPGVADAEFQAMAARAKENCPLSRALRAVPISLRATLRPA